A single window of Nocardia sp. NBC_01327 DNA harbors:
- a CDS encoding DUF4928 family protein, translated as MVKLNGREQSVQVVEASKILIDAIQPWYEANRSAKGTVDSNVMCAGLYITEFLAGAFPLKPQIYAAESQVRGASGAKAKAILADHGETRKFTSEGGRTSRFTIRHAEKMADTVNSVGAAAGVGTLNSEDLHNLAWLLQEWFVARVRDDFFAKKKKISAIIDPQWSVCAVVEELIAAGRERGGNAAGAIVQHLVGAKLKIRFPEQGINVESYTTADLQTNRAGDYQIGTTAIHVTMAPGIKVFEERCVENLRQGFRPRVLVPKDQIDRAHVHAEDAKILNKVAIQSIEDFVGTNIEEVAGFEQENVRIELRRLLELYNSRIEQAESDLSLKIEIPENL; from the coding sequence ATGGTGAAGCTGAACGGGCGCGAGCAGTCGGTGCAGGTTGTGGAGGCTTCCAAGATCCTGATCGACGCCATTCAGCCGTGGTACGAGGCAAACCGAAGCGCCAAAGGCACGGTGGACTCCAATGTGATGTGCGCCGGCCTGTACATCACCGAGTTCTTGGCTGGAGCCTTTCCGCTGAAGCCCCAGATCTACGCAGCAGAGTCCCAAGTGAGGGGCGCGAGCGGGGCAAAAGCGAAGGCGATACTCGCCGATCATGGGGAGACGCGGAAGTTCACTAGCGAGGGCGGACGCACTTCCCGATTCACGATTCGCCACGCGGAGAAGATGGCGGACACCGTCAACAGCGTGGGTGCCGCAGCTGGCGTTGGCACCCTGAACTCTGAGGACCTACACAATCTGGCGTGGTTGCTACAGGAGTGGTTCGTAGCGCGCGTCCGCGACGACTTCTTCGCGAAGAAGAAGAAGATCAGCGCCATTATCGATCCACAGTGGTCAGTGTGCGCCGTGGTCGAGGAGCTCATCGCAGCGGGTCGCGAGCGCGGTGGCAACGCTGCGGGCGCGATTGTTCAGCACCTCGTGGGTGCCAAACTGAAGATCCGATTTCCCGAACAGGGTATCAACGTCGAGAGCTACACCACCGCGGACCTCCAGACCAACCGTGCGGGCGACTACCAGATCGGCACCACCGCGATCCACGTGACGATGGCGCCAGGTATCAAGGTCTTCGAGGAGCGCTGCGTCGAGAACCTACGCCAAGGCTTCCGCCCCCGTGTTCTTGTACCTAAGGACCAGATCGACAGAGCGCATGTCCACGCCGAAGATGCAAAGATCCTGAATAAGGTGGCAATCCAGTCCATCGAGGACTTCGTGGGCACCAACATCGAAGAAGTGGCGGGCTTCGAGCAGGAGAATGTTCGCATCGAGCTGAGGCGCCTCCTCGAGCTCTACAACTCCCGCATCGAGCAGGCGGAATCGGATCTCTCGCTCAAGATCGAGATCCCTGAGAATCTGTGA
- a CDS encoding DNA cytosine methyltransferase — MHNFYEFFAGGGMARAGLYKSGKWNCLFANDIDEKKAASYRANWSRVPWRDHMVVDDVAMLKPEQLIERGHADLAWASFPCQDLSLAGAGAGLSGERSGAFLPFWDLISALHDQSYAPKLVVLENVVGALTAGKGEDFVTLGTMLATGGYRFGAVVINAEHWVPQSRPRLFIIAVHKSMRINEELVSDGSPSPWHTSALVAAHGRLLKRLETTGDQDSWIWWNLSEPPATRLTYQSLADVIEPGDPTGVTWHTKAETERLTKELMNEHNKKKVKTHQEKADETGKRVVGTVYKRMRPEGPVIGIDENGKDIHQKVQRAEVRFDNVAGCLRTPSGGSSRQTILILEPNVPPRSRLLSTREAARLMGLDDRYELPEKYNDAYHLAGDGVAVDVVHFLSEHILEPLLEI; from the coding sequence ATGCACAACTTCTACGAGTTCTTCGCTGGCGGCGGCATGGCGCGGGCAGGCCTCTACAAGAGCGGCAAGTGGAACTGCTTGTTCGCCAACGACATTGACGAGAAGAAGGCGGCCAGCTACAGAGCCAACTGGAGCCGTGTGCCTTGGCGTGATCATATGGTTGTCGATGATGTGGCCATGCTCAAACCAGAGCAACTGATCGAGCGTGGCCACGCCGATCTCGCCTGGGCATCGTTTCCGTGCCAGGACCTATCCTTGGCGGGCGCTGGGGCGGGATTGAGCGGTGAACGTTCGGGAGCATTCCTGCCGTTTTGGGACCTGATCAGCGCGCTACACGACCAGAGCTACGCACCGAAGCTGGTAGTACTCGAAAACGTCGTGGGCGCCCTCACCGCAGGCAAGGGCGAAGACTTCGTGACCCTCGGCACTATGCTGGCCACGGGCGGCTACCGCTTCGGGGCAGTCGTCATCAACGCTGAGCATTGGGTTCCCCAGTCTCGACCTCGGCTATTCATCATCGCGGTACACAAGTCGATGCGAATCAACGAGGAACTGGTCTCCGACGGCTCGCCCTCTCCATGGCACACATCGGCGCTGGTAGCAGCGCACGGCAGGCTACTGAAGAGGTTGGAGACCACAGGGGATCAGGATTCGTGGATCTGGTGGAACCTGTCGGAACCGCCAGCGACCAGGCTGACCTACCAGTCGCTCGCAGACGTGATCGAGCCCGGCGATCCGACCGGAGTGACTTGGCACACTAAGGCTGAGACTGAGCGACTGACCAAAGAATTGATGAACGAGCACAACAAGAAGAAAGTTAAGACCCACCAAGAGAAGGCCGATGAAACCGGAAAGCGGGTCGTCGGAACCGTTTACAAGCGCATGCGTCCAGAAGGTCCCGTCATCGGTATTGACGAAAACGGGAAAGACATTCACCAGAAGGTGCAGCGCGCTGAGGTCCGCTTCGACAACGTCGCCGGGTGCCTGCGCACGCCCTCCGGAGGCTCCAGCCGCCAGACCATCCTGATCTTGGAACCTAACGTTCCTCCCCGCTCCCGATTGCTGTCAACACGTGAGGCCGCGCGACTGATGGGCCTGGACGACCGCTACGAACTCCCCGAAAAGTACAACGACGCATACCATCTCGCTGGTGACGGTGTAGCGGTAGACGTGGTGCACTTCTTGTCCGAGCACATTCTCGAACCGCTGCTTGAGATTTAA
- a CDS encoding very short patch repair endonuclease has product MKETPEQRSRTMRAVRSRDTGPELAVRRFLHAAGLRYRLHDRRLPGKPDVVFPSRRIAVFVHGCFWHQHPGCPASDRPASNTEYWTRKLDGNVARDLRRQHELETEGWSVLTIWECQTRDPTALGQLLAQIRDCPQRGLR; this is encoded by the coding sequence ATGAAAGAGACGCCGGAGCAACGCAGTCGAACGATGCGTGCGGTCCGCTCACGGGATACAGGCCCGGAGCTGGCGGTGCGCAGGTTCCTCCATGCTGCCGGATTGCGCTACCGACTCCACGATCGACGTCTGCCGGGGAAGCCGGATGTGGTCTTCCCTAGCCGCCGAATCGCAGTGTTTGTCCATGGCTGCTTCTGGCATCAGCATCCCGGTTGCCCCGCATCAGATAGGCCGGCGTCGAACACTGAGTACTGGACCCGAAAGCTGGACGGGAACGTCGCCCGAGATTTGCGGCGGCAACACGAACTCGAAACGGAGGGCTGGAGTGTCCTCACAATCTGGGAATGCCAGACACGGGATCCCACCGCTCTCGGACAACTGCTCGCGCAGATCAGGGACTGTCCGCAACGCGGATTAAGGTAG
- a CDS encoding DEAD/DEAH box helicase, with protein sequence MIFAELHNGGRPTVIVERRHDTKSGSWARLQEALSRGVIGGSATRTEVRADVFFAELKAVQEIRALFGESFEFGPELTDQLRILARDRREREIAVLQQAPIAVEDLEGELKDAGFIRTLKPFQLENLAAILRLPHGADFSVPGAGKTTVALANFTLNRARGAVQRLLVVGPIAAFQAWKEDSAACLDPAPSVVVHLGTGSLIPDDTDILLTNYNRVASDYDRIREFVALKPTQVILDEAHRIKRGEQGVHGRAVLDLAYAARRRDVLTGTPAPQGAFDLIAPIRFLYPGQDQNILPEAAYSERDGREEEVLRATGAAISRYFVRTPKSRLDLPGTDFDVVCEPMRPIQQTIYDSLLGRYRGEFALNREDRRRFDRLGRIMMYLLEAAANPMLLIAGSDECDERGFEHPPLELQGDEPVAQLLQRYREHEVPWKYDKVSEIVNAAAAQGQKVIVWSTFVRNLKLLANHLREYQPALVHGGVPPADTAPPGTLTRDAEFDRFRNDPSCHVLLANPAACGEGVSLHHWCHHAVYLDRTFNAGHFLQSQDRIHRLGLADGVLTHFTLLLSRGTIDELVDGRLREKVVALSKLMDDPGLVKVALPEPDIHVEERAVAEDDAAAVLSLLRAGG encoded by the coding sequence GTGATCTTCGCCGAGCTCCACAACGGCGGGCGGCCGACTGTCATTGTCGAACGCCGGCACGACACGAAGTCGGGATCGTGGGCGCGGTTGCAGGAGGCGCTGTCACGTGGAGTGATCGGCGGTTCGGCGACGCGCACCGAAGTCCGCGCGGACGTGTTCTTCGCGGAACTGAAAGCCGTCCAGGAGATTCGCGCATTGTTCGGCGAATCCTTCGAATTCGGCCCAGAACTCACCGATCAGCTCCGGATCCTTGCTCGCGACCGCCGGGAACGTGAGATCGCCGTTTTACAGCAGGCTCCGATTGCCGTCGAGGACCTCGAAGGTGAGCTCAAGGATGCTGGCTTCATCCGAACGCTGAAGCCCTTTCAGCTCGAGAACTTGGCCGCGATCCTGCGACTGCCGCACGGTGCAGACTTCTCGGTGCCCGGCGCCGGGAAGACGACCGTTGCCCTGGCCAACTTCACTCTGAACCGAGCGCGTGGCGCGGTGCAACGATTGTTGGTGGTGGGCCCCATCGCCGCCTTCCAAGCATGGAAGGAGGATTCTGCGGCCTGTTTGGATCCTGCGCCATCGGTCGTCGTCCACCTAGGGACCGGATCGCTGATCCCCGATGACACCGACATCCTTTTGACGAACTACAACCGGGTGGCCTCCGACTACGACCGAATCCGAGAGTTCGTGGCGCTCAAGCCGACTCAGGTCATCCTGGACGAGGCTCACCGGATCAAACGTGGTGAGCAGGGCGTGCATGGCAGAGCCGTGCTGGACCTTGCGTATGCCGCCCGCCGCCGCGACGTTCTGACAGGGACTCCGGCACCGCAAGGCGCATTCGACCTGATAGCGCCGATCAGATTCTTGTATCCAGGACAGGATCAGAACATCCTGCCTGAAGCCGCCTACTCTGAGCGCGACGGCAGAGAAGAAGAGGTGCTCCGAGCTACTGGTGCGGCTATCTCGCGGTACTTCGTTCGGACCCCAAAGTCTCGGCTCGATCTTCCTGGTACGGATTTCGACGTCGTCTGCGAGCCAATGCGGCCGATACAGCAGACGATCTACGACTCCCTACTTGGCCGGTACCGCGGCGAATTCGCGCTCAATCGCGAGGATCGACGCCGGTTCGACCGTCTCGGCCGAATCATGATGTATCTGCTGGAGGCAGCGGCTAACCCGATGCTGTTGATCGCTGGTTCCGACGAATGCGACGAACGCGGCTTCGAGCACCCTCCGCTGGAATTGCAGGGCGATGAACCGGTCGCACAGCTTCTCCAACGGTACCGAGAGCATGAGGTGCCATGGAAGTACGACAAGGTCTCCGAGATCGTGAACGCCGCAGCGGCTCAGGGCCAGAAGGTAATCGTGTGGTCCACCTTCGTGCGCAATCTGAAGCTCCTCGCCAACCACTTACGTGAGTATCAGCCTGCTTTGGTACACGGCGGAGTCCCTCCCGCAGATACCGCGCCTCCTGGAACTCTCACCCGTGACGCTGAGTTCGACAGGTTCCGCAATGATCCCAGCTGCCATGTTTTACTGGCGAACCCTGCCGCGTGCGGCGAGGGAGTGAGCCTGCACCACTGGTGTCATCACGCCGTCTATCTTGATCGGACCTTCAATGCTGGCCACTTCCTGCAAAGCCAGGACCGAATCCACCGCCTCGGCCTGGCGGACGGAGTCCTCACCCACTTCACGCTCCTTCTCAGCCGAGGCACGATCGACGAGCTTGTTGATGGACGCCTGCGGGAGAAGGTAGTCGCGCTGTCGAAACTGATGGACGATCCAGGCTTGGTGAAGGTCGCGCTTCCAGAGCCGGATATCCACGTCGAGGAGCGCGCGGTGGCCGAGGACGATGCTGCTGCTGTTCTGTCGCTCCTCAGGGCGGGCGGGTGA
- a CDS encoding protein NO VEIN domain-containing protein, producing the protein MLLLFCRSSGRAGDMLPRHGTVYSVFLLTRTANIAPRRDVENWVGSARMHGSLLASAVDVSAYAERMLTGGLAWLDDRIFVLPKLTAAAETGGGAAMSEIARLLLTAHPPIWLYLAVSEKEVSREYIPSADLNALLWLEPNLDRILIAAHREVAFDRTTAMAKEIGDAAELLVLAAMRYCGQEPIHVAQLSDSYGYDIEIPGSAVDCVEVKAAGPRTAGQFHLSRNEFDTCERYGSRWRLIQLVFNSSAFTARVIGPAHVDSIREVLSSAWCDLVPPDTSAFVWEESAVITPPEGAWRDSDLVLDPDFGVPGFGAGHTAAG; encoded by the coding sequence ATGCTGCTGCTGTTCTGTCGCTCCTCAGGGCGGGCGGGTGACATGCTTCCCCGGCATGGGACTGTCTACAGCGTCTTCCTGCTGACCCGCACAGCAAATATCGCTCCGCGACGTGATGTCGAAAACTGGGTCGGTTCCGCGCGAATGCACGGATCACTATTAGCTTCGGCCGTCGACGTCTCGGCTTACGCGGAGCGCATGCTCACCGGCGGACTCGCTTGGCTGGACGACAGGATATTTGTCCTTCCAAAATTGACCGCTGCGGCGGAAACCGGCGGCGGGGCCGCTATGTCTGAAATCGCGCGCCTGCTTCTGACTGCTCATCCACCGATCTGGCTGTATCTGGCGGTGAGTGAGAAAGAGGTATCGAGGGAGTACATCCCGTCAGCAGACCTGAACGCTTTGCTTTGGTTGGAACCGAACCTGGACCGAATTCTGATCGCGGCCCACAGGGAAGTGGCCTTCGATCGCACAACGGCGATGGCGAAGGAGATTGGTGACGCAGCCGAGCTTCTCGTACTGGCCGCGATGCGGTACTGCGGCCAAGAGCCCATCCATGTTGCACAGCTATCGGATTCCTACGGATACGACATAGAGATCCCTGGGTCCGCAGTCGACTGCGTCGAGGTGAAGGCAGCTGGCCCGAGAACTGCTGGGCAGTTTCATCTTTCACGCAATGAATTCGACACATGCGAGCGCTATGGCAGTCGATGGCGTTTGATTCAGCTCGTATTCAACAGTTCCGCCTTCACGGCCAGGGTGATCGGTCCAGCGCATGTGGATTCGATCCGTGAGGTTCTGAGCAGCGCCTGGTGCGATCTCGTTCCGCCTGACACCTCGGCGTTCGTGTGGGAGGAGTCCGCCGTGATCACGCCGCCGGAGGGCGCGTGGCGCGATTCAGATCTGGTGCTTGATCCCGATTTCGGCGTGCCAGGTTTCGGTGCAGGGCACACGGCGGCAGGGTAA